The proteins below are encoded in one region of Clostridium fermenticellae:
- a CDS encoding cyclic lactone autoinducer peptide produces MKKNLRKKSAIICAKVLKHFAVSTSASACNLSLYQPKEPECLRKDK; encoded by the coding sequence TTGAAAAAAAATTTGAGAAAGAAGAGTGCAATTATATGTGCAAAAGTTTTAAAACATTTTGCGGTATCAACATCTGCGTCTGCTTGTAATTTGAGTTTATATCAACCTAAAGAACCAGAATGTTTGAGAAAAGACAAATAG
- a CDS encoding PAS domain-containing sensor histidine kinase, which produces MDVSFMDFTRGSRQKNVWDMIFIVKILSLLFCGIIVCSQFFMKNKYINSTDLKNYNMGTFGFMVCVTLAIFCLWILILKNMDKWKGKKVFVTIEDICFMIIFSAIVLKTQPYSDQYNFIFLFIIIISTIQSGKKYGMTLAFMSSVIIFLVDILSKKSPLDANTYFESDMILSSIFMVISWIIGHYVEIENRNIREKNIQLSRLNSKLNKQKEHRRNIEKILLKNEKCYNLLIDNSNEVIFIHDFNRIIFGNESAAKIVGLSTPDDLGGRSIFEFIPKDEREAIRKKFSRLYREHEITLVFNQKIVNKDSTVSLVENSSTYIMYDGRPAILTIIHDITPEEEVKKLKHDVEENVKLLNESREFNKLITQFFTNISHELKTPLNVIFSAIQMLSIYNSESRNDKMEKYITVVKHNCYRLMKLINNLLDVTKLDSGFLKLGLKNYDIVSVIEEISLSVGPYLKAKNMSITFDTNVEEKIMAFDLEKLQRIILNIISNAVKFTNKGGSIFINLTDKKDVMCISIRDTGIGIPKDKLDVIFERFGQVDKTLNRNCEGSGMGLYLVKSFVNMHGGKIHVKSKVGIGTEFIIELPVVISDESDVSGRTLCEDNIEKVSIEFSDIYYDTAVN; this is translated from the coding sequence ATGGATGTGAGTTTTATGGATTTTACCCGGGGGAGCAGACAGAAAAATGTATGGGATATGATATTTATAGTTAAAATCTTATCACTGCTTTTTTGTGGGATTATAGTTTGCAGTCAGTTCTTTATGAAAAATAAATATATAAACTCGACGGATCTAAAAAATTATAATATGGGAACCTTTGGATTTATGGTATGTGTGACATTGGCAATATTTTGCTTATGGATATTAATTTTAAAAAACATGGATAAATGGAAAGGAAAAAAAGTGTTCGTTACTATAGAAGATATATGTTTTATGATTATATTCTCAGCTATAGTATTAAAAACACAACCTTACTCTGATCAGTACAATTTTATATTTTTATTTATCATAATAATATCGACTATACAATCCGGTAAGAAGTATGGAATGACATTAGCATTTATGTCATCTGTCATAATATTTCTTGTAGACATACTTTCTAAGAAGAGTCCGCTTGATGCAAATACTTATTTTGAAAGTGATATGATTTTGTCATCTATATTTATGGTAATATCATGGATAATCGGCCATTATGTGGAGATTGAAAATAGAAATATAAGAGAAAAAAATATTCAGCTCTCCAGATTAAACAGTAAATTGAATAAACAAAAGGAACACCGCAGAAATATAGAGAAAATACTTTTAAAGAATGAGAAATGTTATAACTTATTGATAGATAACTCAAATGAGGTAATATTTATTCATGATTTTAACAGAATAATATTTGGAAATGAAAGTGCTGCAAAAATTGTTGGACTTTCTACGCCGGATGATCTGGGTGGAAGATCTATATTCGAATTTATACCTAAGGATGAAAGAGAAGCTATAAGAAAAAAGTTCTCGAGGTTATACAGAGAGCACGAGATAACACTTGTGTTTAACCAAAAAATAGTTAATAAGGATTCTACTGTAAGTTTAGTTGAAAATTCATCTACTTATATAATGTATGATGGAAGACCGGCAATACTTACTATAATTCATGATATAACACCCGAAGAAGAAGTCAAAAAGCTTAAACACGATGTTGAAGAAAATGTTAAACTTTTAAATGAAAGCAGGGAATTCAATAAACTTATTACTCAATTCTTTACTAATATATCGCATGAACTTAAGACACCTTTAAATGTGATATTTTCAGCAATACAGATGCTTTCTATATATAATTCGGAAAGTAGAAATGATAAGATGGAAAAATATATAACGGTTGTGAAACACAATTGTTATAGACTGATGAAACTAATAAATAATTTACTTGATGTTACTAAACTTGATTCCGGATTTTTAAAATTAGGACTTAAAAATTATGATATAGTGAGTGTTATTGAGGAAATATCATTATCTGTTGGTCCTTATTTAAAAGCAAAGAATATGTCGATAACCTTTGACACCAATGTTGAGGAAAAGATAATGGCTTTTGATTTAGAAAAACTCCAAAGAATAATTTTAAATATAATATCAAATGCAGTTAAGTTTACAAACAAAGGCGGAAGCATATTTATAAATTTAACTGACAAGAAAGATGTAATGTGCATAAGCATAAGGGATACGGGGATAGGAATACCAAAAGATAAATTAGATGTCATATTTGAAAGATTTGGACAAGTTGATAAGACCTTAAATAGAAATTGTGAGGGAAGCGGAATGGGACTTTATCTTGTAAAGTCTTTTGTAAATATGCATGGCGGTAAAATACATGTTAAAAGTAAAGTTGGAATAGGAACAGAGTTCATTATAGAACTTCCGGTAGTTATATCAGATGAAAGTGACGTGTCCGGCAGAACACTGTGCGAAGACAACATTGAAAAGGTAAGTATAGAGTTTTCTGATATATACTATGATACAGCTGTAAATTAA
- a CDS encoding cell wall-binding repeat-containing protein produces the protein MIRKRKCLSSALAALVLSAAFSLGTTVQAADVTRTDGGAGGRIGTADSVALSAFGTAKNVILVNGYGYADAVSATPLAKQLNAPILLTAGGTLESEVASTIKSLGATNVYIVGGTGVVSDAIENTLKSSYTVQRIAGVTDTTRMGTNSEVAKKVLSLSGQKTAVLVNGQDGYADALSVASLAAQKGYPVLFSTSQNIASVVKDVVNSNSLSILAVGGNAVLPQSVVDSVSGKKITQNTADRFATNLAVLDYFKNNGGIDFSNVYIAAGGAEEDQFADALVASAAAAKTGSPLVLTGLGANTDQIAAAQDYIASNASEDSKLIVVGGTASVSDAILEQLKNSDTLEVIGIE, from the coding sequence ATGATAAGGAAAAGGAAATGTTTGAGTTCTGCACTTGCAGCACTTGTTCTTTCTGCTGCATTTTCGCTTGGTACAACTGTACAAGCGGCAGATGTAACCAGGACTGATGGTGGTGCAGGTGGAAGAATAGGAACAGCGGATAGTGTTGCTCTAAGTGCATTTGGAACAGCTAAGAATGTAATACTTGTAAATGGATATGGATACGCTGATGCTGTAAGTGCAACACCTCTTGCAAAACAGTTAAATGCACCTATACTTTTGACGGCAGGAGGTACACTTGAATCAGAGGTAGCCTCAACAATAAAAAGTCTTGGTGCAACAAATGTATACATAGTTGGAGGAACGGGAGTTGTATCTGATGCAATTGAAAATACATTAAAATCATCATATACCGTACAGCGTATAGCAGGGGTTACAGATACCACAAGAATGGGAACAAACTCAGAGGTTGCTAAAAAAGTATTAAGTCTAAGCGGACAAAAAACAGCAGTACTTGTAAATGGACAAGATGGATATGCAGATGCACTGTCAGTTGCATCACTTGCTGCGCAAAAGGGATACCCGGTTTTATTTTCAACATCACAGAATATAGCATCTGTAGTTAAAGATGTCGTAAATTCAAATTCACTTAGCATATTAGCTGTAGGTGGAAACGCAGTTTTACCTCAATCTGTTGTAGATAGTGTTTCAGGTAAAAAAATAACTCAAAATACTGCAGATAGATTTGCAACTAATCTTGCGGTCTTAGATTATTTTAAAAATAATGGTGGAATAGATTTCAGTAATGTTTACATAGCAGCAGGCGGAGCAGAAGAGGATCAATTTGCAGATGCATTAGTTGCTTCAGCCGCTGCAGCAAAGACAGGATCACCACTAGTACTTACAGGACTTGGAGCAAATACAGATCAGATAGCAGCAGCACAGGATTATATAGCATCTAATGCCAGCGAGGATTCAAAGCTTATCGTTGTTGGAGGAACAGCTTCTGTATCTGATGCTATACTAGAACAACTTAAAAATTCTGACACACTTGAAGTTATAGGAATAGAATAA
- a CDS encoding cell wall-binding repeat-containing protein, with product MSKKGTKALASATLLSLVLTTALSAGPVKAAATGQTTRIAGADRYATAAAVATKDGKTNDNVVLVSGEGYADAVSGSVLAKTIDAPILLTQSNTLSADTTKALNTLKPKNIYVIGGTASVSKSIRDQLKDGGYNLVELGGANRYETNVAVANELVKNHGISADKVMVVGGEGFSDALSVAPVAAAKGQILLLGSNNQNDMKSVIDFVNTNKSNATVVGTSNIMNDSILKALGVNPSTRINGGADRFATNLNVLKAFSSDLKADSIYVANATADDGYADALVASALAGKTASPLILVDTDDSSATSNALSYYNSEKTDSTSTYVVGGEGVISKDLYVKFGGTDNSTPGTGESSVKSIDSVDLNQIKIVFGTDVDSDSAEAIGNYKVDGTTLTNKDAVAQLQDDNRTVLITLKQPKEQNKSYTVSVKSGILTADKTGNIDSKEQSITFGDTAAPTVTSVTPRGGNKLTVKFSEPIKVPVKSLTKFGDNNDDVIAKDGKYNPATDFTSKFKINGQNIASFGLSSTNTVTKYAVPTTTGTSVWADEVDFYFSSQLPSGSNTLEINDGTSDANSSNNSGVLVDSAGYIFKDSTQSFTIDSVTSKPTVKSVDAEADGTIWVRFDRPMDDVTARNNTNYEVNSESISSGNNKYGKGTISLKEGDTAVKITGLTSLPFGSNSIYIKNNVKDAYGNTVDDDTRKSFDVEKDETKPTVNSVTMVDSETIRIVFSKDINKDYAENHSNYTLKDSDGVDITDRIRLIKPAKMSDVDSDTQTDINNSSDNDNDSVWDIKMKKHDPNNQNDDWRLTGSKYTLTIKNLVDTTFKQNVMDDKTVTLNGSDDVSPRLTGAYRKTKDADSNDNSYKHKVVLTFSEAMDSSTLNDISNYQYKNGANDSKTLPSGTTATPGNDNKSVTLEFPTSYYIYDGKDTTTTVDSSSTLIKDLDNDDLVKGILASGLKDVAGNSIDSFNNSFGVTYDNTSSSFAYKNSTYTMENSGDDLLVKVQFASALDSNSLIPENFKVAGQKPDAVYMDGSNVVLRFNKGTASDKKAKALYNLPDEQANKEDPLDRCDVVRHAGANAVLSVNGNVKDITGASISNATTGGAISVDPSDSKWYTVSNNIGHDSTANKDVQVYSYNAAPKTTSDYWYATADQNIASGTSQAAIVLTFDTQLDQVYSSVSPDNFRFSASNGELIPSSMKIKGNSLVFLFNNDDVKKANSINVSVKNDDSLKLKSLRDANGGNATYVPTDSDTGTRNVKVISSSSTFINDLLNN from the coding sequence ATGAGTAAAAAAGGTACAAAGGCACTTGCTAGTGCTACACTTTTGTCCTTAGTTTTAACTACAGCTTTATCAGCTGGTCCAGTTAAAGCTGCAGCAACAGGACAAACTACAAGAATCGCTGGTGCTGATAGATATGCAACAGCAGCAGCAGTTGCTACAAAAGACGGAAAGACTAATGACAATGTAGTTTTAGTATCAGGTGAAGGATATGCAGATGCTGTAAGCGGATCTGTATTAGCAAAGACAATAGATGCACCAATACTATTAACTCAATCAAACACTCTTAGTGCAGATACTACAAAAGCTTTAAATACATTAAAACCAAAGAACATATATGTTATAGGTGGAACAGCTTCAGTATCCAAGTCAATAAGAGATCAACTAAAAGATGGCGGATATAACCTAGTAGAATTAGGTGGAGCAAACAGATATGAAACTAACGTAGCAGTTGCTAATGAATTAGTTAAAAATCATGGAATAAGTGCTGACAAAGTAATGGTTGTTGGCGGAGAAGGTTTCTCTGATGCTCTTTCAGTAGCACCAGTTGCAGCTGCAAAAGGACAAATCCTTTTACTTGGAAGCAATAATCAGAATGACATGAAATCAGTTATTGATTTCGTAAATACAAATAAATCAAATGCTACAGTAGTTGGAACAAGCAATATAATGAATGATTCAATACTAAAAGCTTTAGGTGTAAATCCATCCACAAGAATAAACGGTGGAGCAGACAGATTTGCAACTAACTTAAATGTATTAAAAGCATTCAGCAGCGATTTAAAAGCTGACAGCATTTATGTTGCAAATGCAACAGCAGATGATGGATATGCAGATGCATTAGTTGCTTCAGCATTAGCTGGAAAAACAGCATCACCATTAATATTGGTTGATACTGATGATTCATCAGCTACATCAAATGCTTTAAGTTACTACAACAGTGAAAAAACAGATTCTACAAGCACTTACGTTGTAGGTGGAGAAGGAGTTATTTCAAAAGATTTATATGTAAAATTTGGTGGAACTGATAACTCTACACCTGGTACAGGTGAATCTAGTGTTAAATCAATAGATTCAGTTGATTTGAATCAGATTAAAATTGTGTTTGGTACTGACGTTGATAGTGATTCAGCTGAAGCTATTGGAAATTATAAAGTAGATGGTACAACTTTAACTAATAAGGATGCAGTAGCACAGTTACAAGATGATAATAGAACTGTTTTGATTACATTAAAACAACCCAAAGAACAAAATAAATCATATACAGTTTCAGTTAAGAGTGGAATTTTAACTGCAGATAAGACTGGTAATATTGATTCTAAAGAACAGTCTATTACATTTGGTGATACAGCTGCTCCAACAGTGACTTCTGTTACTCCACGTGGAGGCAATAAATTAACTGTTAAGTTCTCAGAACCAATAAAAGTGCCTGTAAAGAGTCTTACTAAATTTGGTGATAATAATGATGATGTTATTGCTAAGGATGGTAAATATAATCCAGCAACTGATTTTACATCGAAGTTTAAGATTAATGGACAGAACATTGCAAGTTTTGGACTTAGTTCAACAAATACGGTTACTAAGTATGCTGTCCCAACAACTACAGGGACATCAGTTTGGGCAGATGAAGTAGATTTTTATTTTTCATCACAGCTTCCTTCAGGAAGTAATACATTGGAAATTAATGATGGAACTTCAGATGCTAATTCCAGCAATAATAGTGGTGTGTTAGTGGATTCTGCTGGCTATATATTCAAAGATTCGACTCAAAGTTTTACTATAGATTCAGTTACTAGTAAACCTACAGTTAAATCGGTTGATGCCGAGGCAGATGGAACAATCTGGGTAAGATTTGATAGACCTATGGATGATGTTACAGCAAGAAATAATACTAACTATGAAGTAAATAGTGAATCAATAAGTTCAGGTAATAATAAATATGGAAAAGGAACTATTAGTTTAAAGGAAGGAGATACTGCAGTTAAAATAACTGGATTAACCTCATTACCTTTTGGATCCAATTCAATATATATTAAGAACAATGTGAAAGATGCTTATGGGAATACAGTGGATGATGATACAAGAAAATCATTTGATGTTGAAAAAGATGAAACTAAGCCAACAGTCAATAGCGTAACTATGGTTGATAGTGAGACTATTAGAATTGTATTTAGTAAGGATATAAATAAAGATTATGCTGAGAACCATAGTAACTACACTTTGAAGGATTCAGATGGTGTAGATATAACTGATCGTATAAGACTTATAAAACCAGCTAAAATGAGTGATGTAGATAGTGATACTCAGACTGATATAAATAATAGTAGTGATAATGACAATGATAGTGTATGGGATATAAAGATGAAAAAGCATGATCCAAACAATCAAAATGATGATTGGAGATTAACAGGGTCTAAGTATACTTTAACTATCAAAAATTTAGTTGATACTACATTCAAACAAAATGTTATGGATGATAAAACAGTAACATTAAATGGTTCTGATGATGTATCACCTAGATTGACAGGAGCTTATAGAAAAACTAAAGATGCTGACAGCAATGATAATAGTTATAAGCATAAGGTTGTTTTAACTTTTTCAGAAGCAATGGATAGCAGTACTTTAAACGATATAAGTAACTATCAATATAAAAATGGAGCTAATGATAGTAAAACTCTTCCTTCGGGAACAACTGCTACTCCAGGAAATGATAATAAGAGTGTAACATTAGAATTCCCAACGAGTTATTATATATATGATGGCAAGGACACTACTACTACAGTAGACAGTAGTTCTACCCTTATTAAAGATTTAGACAATGATGATTTAGTAAAAGGTATTCTTGCTTCTGGATTAAAAGATGTTGCTGGAAATTCTATAGATTCATTTAATAATAGTTTTGGTGTTACTTATGACAATACTAGTAGTTCTTTTGCATATAAGAATAGTACTTATACTATGGAGAATTCAGGAGATGACTTGTTAGTAAAAGTTCAGTTTGCAAGTGCTTTGGATTCAAATAGTCTTATACCGGAAAACTTCAAAGTAGCAGGACAGAAACCTGATGCTGTATATATGGATGGATCCAATGTTGTATTAAGATTCAATAAAGGCACAGCTTCAGATAAGAAAGCTAAAGCATTATATAATTTACCAGATGAACAAGCGAATAAAGAAGATCCTCTTGACAGATGTGATGTTGTTAGACATGCAGGTGCCAATGCTGTGCTTTCTGTAAATGGAAATGTTAAAGACATAACTGGTGCTAGTATTTCAAATGCAACTACTGGTGGAGCTATAAGTGTTGATCCTAGTGATTCTAAGTGGTATACTGTTTCTAATAATATTGGACATGACAGTACAGCTAATAAGGATGTTCAAGTATATTCATATAATGCAGCTCCAAAAACTACTTCTGATTATTGGTATGCAACAGCTGATCAGAATATTGCTTCAGGAACAAGCCAAGCTGCTATTGTATTAACTTTCGATACTCAACTTGATCAAGTTTATTCTAGTGTTTCACCTGATAACTTTAGGTTTAGTGCTTCAAATGGTGAATTAATACCTTCATCTATGAAGATTAAAGGAAATTCATTAGTATTCTTATTTAATAATGATGATGTTAAGAAGGCTAATTCTATTAATGTATCTGTTAAGAATGATGATTCATTAAAATTAAAATCATTAAGAGATGCTAACGGTGGAAATGCTACTTATGTTCCAACTGATAGTGATACAGGTACAAGAAATGTTAAAGTTATTTCATCTTCTTCAACATTTATAAATGACTTATTAAATAACTAA
- a CDS encoding acetolactate synthase large subunit, translating to MSTESNQKSKVNKDEKNTMSTAELLVKCLEFEGVQYIFGIPGEENLDVIHALHNSSIKFITTRHEQGAAFMADVYGRLTGRPGVCLSTLGPGATNLMTGVADANLDGAPLIAITGQVGTDRMHIISHQYLDLVSMFRPVTKWNKQIVRPDTTPEIVRKAFQEAVSEKPGAVHIDLPENIAAMPVVGKPLEKPTLEKSFANYSSIERASVAISRAKNPIILVGNAAIRANASSSINEMSNRLKIPVANTFMGKGIVPFTSKYSLWSIGLFQKDYINKIFEKTDLVIAVGYDLIEYSPRKWNPNGEIKVIHVGVEKAEINKNYQPMVEVVGNISDSIYEILRRSDRQSEPHYAFELRENMKKDYELFANDESFPMKPQKILYDVRKFMGEDDVVISDVGAHKIWVARNYHCYKPNTCIISNGFASMGISIPGAVAAKLVHPNRKVLAVTGDGGFMMNSQELETALRIGTPFVTLIFNDSNYGLIKWKQEEKFGNSEFINFNNPDFEALAESMGLKGYTIHKSDELIPTLEDAFKQKIPAVIDCRVDYSENLKLKYRIKDL from the coding sequence ATGTCAACGGAATCGAACCAAAAATCCAAAGTAAATAAGGATGAAAAAAATACTATGAGTACAGCAGAGCTCCTCGTTAAATGTCTTGAATTCGAGGGAGTTCAATATATTTTTGGAATACCTGGAGAGGAAAATCTTGATGTGATACACGCCCTCCATAACTCTTCCATAAAATTTATCACAACAAGGCATGAACAGGGTGCCGCATTTATGGCAGATGTATATGGAAGACTTACGGGTAGACCAGGTGTATGTCTTTCAACTCTGGGACCTGGAGCAACAAATTTAATGACAGGTGTCGCAGATGCAAATTTGGATGGTGCACCACTTATTGCTATAACAGGTCAGGTTGGTACAGATAGAATGCATATAATCTCCCACCAATATTTAGACCTTGTCTCAATGTTTAGACCTGTAACAAAATGGAATAAACAAATTGTAAGGCCGGATACAACTCCGGAAATAGTAAGAAAAGCCTTTCAGGAGGCTGTAAGTGAAAAACCAGGCGCAGTTCATATAGATCTCCCTGAGAATATCGCAGCTATGCCGGTAGTCGGCAAACCTCTTGAAAAACCAACACTTGAAAAGAGTTTTGCAAATTACAGCAGTATAGAAAGAGCTTCCGTTGCAATATCTAGAGCAAAAAATCCAATAATACTGGTTGGCAACGCAGCAATAAGGGCAAATGCAAGCAGTTCCATAAATGAAATGTCAAACAGACTTAAAATACCTGTTGCAAACACCTTTATGGGTAAAGGAATAGTTCCCTTCACAAGCAAATATTCACTGTGGAGTATAGGGCTTTTCCAAAAAGACTATATTAATAAAATATTTGAAAAGACGGATCTCGTTATAGCTGTCGGCTATGATCTTATAGAGTACTCTCCTAGAAAGTGGAACCCTAATGGAGAGATAAAGGTAATTCATGTAGGAGTTGAAAAAGCAGAAATAAATAAAAATTATCAGCCTATGGTTGAGGTCGTTGGAAATATTTCTGATTCAATATACGAAATATTAAGGCGTTCTGACAGACAGAGTGAGCCTCATTATGCCTTTGAACTTAGAGAAAATATGAAAAAAGATTACGAATTATTCGCAAATGATGAATCTTTCCCCATGAAGCCTCAAAAAATACTCTATGATGTAAGAAAATTCATGGGAGAAGATGATGTCGTAATATCGGATGTTGGCGCACACAAAATATGGGTTGCAAGAAATTATCACTGTTACAAGCCAAATACCTGCATAATATCAAATGGTTTTGCTTCAATGGGTATTTCCATCCCGGGTGCAGTTGCCGCAAAACTTGTCCATCCAAACAGAAAGGTACTTGCAGTAACAGGAGACGGCGGTTTCATGATGAACTCACAGGAACTTGAAACAGCCCTAAGAATAGGAACACCTTTTGTAACACTTATATTTAATGACAGCAACTATGGACTTATAAAATGGAAACAGGAAGAAAAGTTTGGTAACTCAGAATTCATAAACTTCAACAATCCAGATTTTGAGGCTTTAGCAGAAAGTATGGGACTTAAAGGCTACACAATTCACAAGAGTGATGAACTTATTCCTACTCTTGAAGATGCATTTAAGCAAAAAATTCCTGCTGTTATCGACTGCCGTGTTGATTACTCTGAAAACTTAAAATTAAAATACAGAATAAAAGATTTATAA
- a CDS encoding L-lactate dehydrogenase, translating to MNNKKNKLVVVGVGHVGSAVLNTALSPGIFSEIVTIDKIKEVAEGEALDSTHTTPFTYNPNTYIHSGDYEECTDAKVIIVAAGPSIGGDIEDRTVLAKTNTSVIEDVMSSIVKYTKDAVIILITNPLDTMVYYAQNFFGYPKEKIFGTGTTLDSSRLKRTIANKYGVDPKDVTGYMLGEHGNTAFPAWSLLNIQGITSDNFDKYFKAEEPLDRDKIAEETVDVAYRVNKLKGFTSSGIAMAACRLAKAVVLNEHSILPVSTTLEGEYGITDIALSLPCIISENGVEKRLDVPLTPDEVKKLKASAESIKSTIEVAGFEK from the coding sequence ATGAATAATAAGAAAAACAAACTTGTGGTTGTAGGTGTAGGTCATGTAGGATCGGCGGTACTCAATACTGCTCTTTCACCTGGAATATTTTCTGAAATAGTAACCATTGACAAAATCAAAGAGGTTGCAGAGGGTGAAGCACTTGACTCAACCCATACAACACCTTTCACTTATAATCCTAATACATACATTCATTCCGGGGACTATGAAGAATGTACGGATGCCAAAGTTATTATTGTAGCAGCAGGTCCAAGTATAGGTGGAGATATAGAAGACAGAACCGTCCTTGCAAAAACAAACACATCAGTAATTGAAGACGTAATGAGTTCAATTGTAAAATACACTAAGGATGCAGTTATAATACTTATAACCAATCCTTTAGACACGATGGTGTATTATGCCCAAAACTTCTTTGGATACCCTAAAGAAAAAATATTTGGCACAGGAACAACACTTGACTCTTCACGTCTTAAGAGAACAATTGCAAATAAATACGGAGTAGATCCTAAAGATGTTACAGGATATATGCTCGGGGAACATGGAAATACAGCTTTTCCTGCCTGGAGTCTTTTAAATATTCAGGGAATAACTTCAGATAATTTTGATAAATACTTTAAGGCAGAGGAACCTTTAGACCGGGATAAAATAGCAGAAGAAACAGTTGATGTTGCATACAGGGTAAACAAATTAAAAGGTTTTACAAGTTCTGGAATAGCCATGGCTGCATGCAGACTTGCAAAAGCAGTTGTCTTAAACGAACATAGTATTTTACCAGTTTCAACTACTCTTGAAGGTGAATATGGAATTACAGATATTGCCTTGAGTCTTCCCTGTATAATTTCAGAAAACGGTGTCGAAAAAAGACTTGATGTCCCACTAACTCCTGACGAGGTTAAAAAGTTAAAGGCAAGTGCTGAGAGTATAAAAAGCACCATAGAGGTTGCCGGTTTTGAAAAATAA
- a CDS encoding TolC family protein translates to MKKLRIFVAALIIAFSTGSTVFADSITLDIDSRMENAVNNNYNVKTADIKIQQNQNSYDKSQKDAAIIDEELSSGTIPENQVLQYVQQRDYPQMQYKYAIYEYTNTKEVAKNQAKFSIYREYETLLNYKDNLDLEQVKLNNAKDNLNTAKLKLSLGTISATDEKQAEAAYTAEQAQFNTVQRQYQSEVLNMNKTLNLPLDTTYKTLLKDKLTPSPYIRSYDNYNADAVKNRVEVLNGNEYIKLMKSEFDTTSGIDPYTMDAPYKIAKYNWDMSKEQLDIEKINISLEINSLYNDLQNKSQQIDSLNDSYNLAEDQYNKALLKYNVGVMSKIDKDQYYIKVLSAQNSLKAAQREVWLAQIKINYACGPGYDTSSLLGSGSTAQ, encoded by the coding sequence TTGAAAAAATTAAGGATTTTTGTTGCTGCACTTATTATAGCATTTTCAACTGGTAGCACTGTTTTTGCAGATAGTATAACCCTGGATATAGATTCCCGGATGGAAAATGCGGTAAATAACAATTACAATGTAAAAACTGCAGATATAAAAATACAGCAGAATCAAAATTCATATGACAAGTCCCAAAAAGATGCGGCTATTATAGATGAGGAGCTTTCAAGCGGAACTATTCCTGAAAATCAAGTGCTTCAATATGTACAGCAGAGGGATTATCCTCAGATGCAGTATAAGTATGCCATATACGAGTATACAAATACTAAAGAGGTAGCTAAAAATCAGGCAAAGTTCTCAATATACAGGGAATATGAAACCCTTTTGAATTATAAGGACAATCTGGATCTTGAGCAGGTAAAGCTTAATAACGCAAAGGATAACCTAAATACTGCAAAGCTTAAGCTTAGTCTTGGAACAATTTCTGCAACAGATGAAAAACAGGCAGAGGCAGCTTATACGGCAGAGCAGGCACAGTTTAATACAGTTCAAAGGCAGTATCAAAGTGAGGTTTTAAACATGAATAAGACCTTAAATCTTCCACTTGATACCACATATAAAACTCTTTTGAAGGACAAACTTACTCCATCACCGTATATAAGGTCATATGATAACTATAATGCCGACGCAGTTAAAAATAGAGTTGAAGTTTTAAATGGTAATGAGTATATAAAACTTATGAAGTCTGAGTTTGATACTACAAGTGGAATAGATCCATATACCATGGATGCACCGTATAAAATTGCAAAGTACAACTGGGACATGTCAAAAGAACAGCTCGACATCGAAAAAATAAATATTTCCCTAGAAATAAACAGTCTTTATAATGACCTTCAAAACAAATCACAGCAAATTGACTCATTAAACGACAGTTATAATCTGGCAGAGGATCAGTATAACAAGGCACTTTTAAAATATAATGTCGGTGTAATGAGTAAAATAGACAAGGATCAGTATTATATAAAGGTACTTTCAGCACAGAACAGCTTAAAGGCTGCACAAAGGGAAGTTTGGCTTGCCCAGATAAAAATCAACTATGCGTGTGGACCTGGATATGATACTTCAAGCTTACTTGGAAGTGGAAGTACAGCACAGTAA